A genome region from Arachis duranensis cultivar V14167 chromosome 8, aradu.V14167.gnm2.J7QH, whole genome shotgun sequence includes the following:
- the LOC107461112 gene encoding uncharacterized protein LOC107461112 yields the protein MQENVETWALAVEFSAVLYDEEVDLMGILQAQNEQLAEKRKVAKGLRGDGKLSMVKSLKKKYNLNMVGLLETKREEISVFDVARIWGSSSIGWEYVESVGAIGGLLLIWDDIMFQRTNCYKGERWLCVEGVLTKNNFQCAYCLVYETHGREEKKVVWEELSYIAGLCQVPFCFLGDLNDILQVDDRKGLTSLSASAEEFKGWVHDIQLLDLPLTDRKFTWFRGRSCSWIDRVLVNIEWVEKYPDIRLRGGPRGLSDHYPLILEESQLKALTVPLRQWHNDHFRGMENRIMKFEEEIHRLDNQVSDGIYDGTTEARRKALVSFCEKWYIRKEIH from the exons ATGCAGGAAAATGTGGAGACCTGGGCTCTGGCAGTGGAATTTAGCGCTGTGTTATATGATGAAGAAGTGGATCTCATGGGTATTTTGCAAGCTCAAAATGAACAATTAGCAGAGAAGCGAAAGGTggcaaa GGGTTTGAGGGGTGATGGAAAATTGAGCATGGTGAAATCgttgaagaaaaaatataatttgaacaTGGTGGGTTTGCTTGAAACAAAAAGGGAGGAAATATCTGTATTTGATGTTGCAAGGATTTGGGGTAGTAGCTCTATAGGTTGGGAGTATGTGGAGTCTGTGGGGGCGATCGGGGGACTATTGTTGATATGGGATGACATAATGTTTCAGAGAACTAATTGCTATAAAGGTGAAAGGTGGCTGTGCGTTGAAGGTGTGTTAACGAAGAATAATTTTCAATGTGCTTATTGCTTGGTATACGAGACGCATGGGAGGGAGGAGAAGAAGGTAGTGTGGGAAGAGTTGAGCTATATTGCGGGCTTGTGCCAGGTCCCTTTCTGTTTTTTGGGGGACTTAAATGACATTTTGCAAGTCGATGATCGCAAAGGGTTGACGAGTTTATCGGCTTCAGCAGAAGAGTTCAAGGGGTGGGTCCACGACATACAACTGTTGGATCTACCGTTGACTGATAGGAAGTTCACATGGTTCAGGGGTCGATCCTGCAGTTGGATTGATAGAGTGTTAGTGAATATTGAATGGGTGGAGAAGTATCCTGACATCCGGCTAAGAGGGGGTCCTAGGGGCTTGTCAGATCACTACCCGTTGATTTTGGAGGAGTCACAG CTGAAAGCTTTGACGGTACCGCTGCGACAATGGCACAACGATCACTTTCGTGGCATGGAAAACAGAATAATGAAATTTGAGGAGGAGATACATAGGCTAGACAATCAGGTGAGTGATGGGATTTATGATGGTACGACGGAGGCTAGAAGGAAGGCTTTGGTGAGCTTTTGTGAAAAGTGGTACATCAGGAAGGAAATCCACTAG